From Crassaminicella indica, one genomic window encodes:
- the ftcD gene encoding glutamate formimidoyltransferase, with amino-acid sequence MEAVKKIVECVPNFSEGRDLEKIEKIVSPLRGKENVKLLNYEADKDYNRVVVTVMGEPQAVKEAVLEAIGVATEVIDLNNHEGQHSRMGATDVVPFIPIKNMSMTEAVELAKETAKEINERFNIPVFLYEKAASKPERENLAKIRKGQFEGMIEKLKEPEWKPDFGKREIHPTAGVTAVGARMPLVAYNIDLDTQNIEIANKISKAIRHSSGGFRYIKAGGVEIKERGITQVTMNITDYTKTSIYRVFETVKMEAKRYGVNVLGSEIIGLVPMEALVDTASYYLGLYGFSMDKIIETNLME; translated from the coding sequence ATGGAAGCTGTTAAAAAAATTGTAGAATGTGTGCCAAATTTTAGTGAAGGTAGAGATTTAGAAAAAATAGAAAAAATAGTATCACCTCTTAGAGGAAAAGAAAATGTAAAGCTTTTAAATTATGAAGCAGATAAAGATTATAATAGAGTAGTTGTAACTGTAATGGGGGAGCCTCAAGCTGTAAAGGAAGCAGTACTGGAAGCTATTGGGGTTGCAACAGAAGTGATTGATTTGAATAATCATGAAGGTCAGCATTCTCGCATGGGAGCAACTGATGTTGTACCTTTTATTCCTATTAAAAATATGAGTATGACAGAAGCAGTAGAATTAGCAAAGGAAACCGCAAAGGAAATAAACGAAAGATTTAATATACCAGTATTTTTATATGAAAAAGCTGCAAGTAAACCTGAAAGAGAAAACCTGGCAAAGATTAGAAAAGGACAGTTTGAAGGAATGATTGAAAAGCTAAAAGAACCTGAATGGAAACCAGACTTTGGAAAAAGAGAAATCCATCCAACAGCAGGGGTCACAGCAGTAGGAGCAAGAATGCCATTAGTAGCATATAACATTGATTTAGATACACAAAATATTGAAATCGCCAATAAAATTTCAAAGGCAATTAGACATTCAAGTGGAGGATTTAGATATATTAAAGCTGGTGGTGTTGAAATCAAGGAAAGAGGAATTACTCAGGTAACTATGAATATAACGGATTATACAAAAACTTCTATTTATAGAGTATTTGAAACTGTAAAAATGGAAGCAAAAAGATATGGAGTAAATGTACTTGGAAGCGAAATTATAGGACTTGTACCAATGGAAGCTCTAGTTGATACAGCTAGTTATTATTTAGGACTTTATGGTTTCTCGATGGATAAAATAATAGAAACAAATTTAATGGAGTAG
- a CDS encoding formate--tetrahydrofolate ligase, protein MEVKVLSDIEIAQQSNMKPIAEIAKEWDILEDELELYGKYKAKINLSIFDRLKNKPDGKLILVTAINPTSAGEGKSTTAVGLGQALNKIGKRAVIALREPSLGPVFGIKGGAAGGGYAQVVPMEDINLHFTGDMHAITTANNLLSAAIDNHIHQGNTLRIDARQIVWKRVLDMNDRALRNVVVGLGGKPNGFVREDGFMITVASEVMAVLCLAEDLMDLKERFGRMIVAYNLDGEPVTAKDLGVHGAMALLFKDAIKPNIVQTLENTPALIHGGPFANIAHGCNSILATKLGLKIGEYLITEAGFGADLGAEKFLNIKCRYGGLTPSAVVIVATIRALKMHGGVKKTELGKENLQALEKGFANLNKQVENIRKFGLPVMVAVNKFTNDTDAEIELLIKKCEEISVEVALNEVWEKGGEGGIDMAQRIVNMIENEKPNFNYIYEVDESIKNKVNKIVTEIYGGKGVVFTNKALKQIKKLEEMGLDKLPICMAKTQYSLSDDKNLLGAPKDFEITVKEVKVSAGAGFIVCLTGDIMTMPGLPKVPSANKMDIDENGQIVGLF, encoded by the coding sequence ATGGAAGTGAAGGTTTTAAGTGATATAGAAATTGCACAACAGAGTAATATGAAGCCGATTGCAGAAATAGCAAAGGAGTGGGACATTTTAGAGGATGAACTAGAGTTATATGGAAAATATAAAGCAAAAATTAATTTAAGTATATTTGATAGATTGAAAAATAAACCAGATGGTAAGCTTATTTTGGTGACAGCAATTAATCCAACTTCAGCTGGAGAAGGAAAGTCTACTACTGCTGTGGGACTTGGTCAAGCACTTAATAAAATAGGGAAAAGAGCTGTTATTGCATTAAGAGAGCCATCGTTAGGACCTGTATTTGGAATAAAAGGTGGAGCTGCAGGAGGGGGATATGCACAAGTAGTTCCTATGGAGGATATTAACCTTCATTTTACAGGTGATATGCATGCTATTACTACTGCAAACAATTTATTATCAGCAGCTATTGATAATCATATCCATCAAGGAAATACACTAAGAATTGATGCGAGACAAATCGTTTGGAAAAGGGTGCTTGATATGAATGATCGAGCTCTTAGAAATGTTGTTGTAGGTCTTGGAGGAAAGCCTAATGGATTTGTACGTGAAGATGGATTTATGATTACGGTAGCATCAGAAGTTATGGCAGTACTTTGTCTAGCAGAAGATTTGATGGACTTAAAGGAACGCTTTGGAAGAATGATTGTTGCTTATAATTTAGATGGAGAACCAGTAACAGCAAAAGATTTAGGTGTTCACGGTGCTATGGCGTTATTGTTCAAAGATGCTATAAAGCCAAATATTGTACAGACTTTAGAAAATACACCAGCACTCATTCATGGTGGACCTTTTGCAAATATTGCTCATGGTTGTAATAGTATATTGGCAACAAAGTTGGGACTAAAGATAGGAGAGTATTTAATTACTGAAGCTGGCTTTGGAGCTGATTTAGGAGCAGAAAAATTCTTAAATATAAAATGCAGGTATGGAGGTCTTACTCCATCAGCTGTTGTTATAGTAGCAACTATTAGAGCGTTAAAGATGCATGGAGGTGTGAAAAAGACTGAATTAGGAAAAGAAAACCTTCAAGCTTTAGAGAAAGGCTTTGCGAATTTAAATAAACAAGTTGAAAATATTAGAAAATTTGGCTTACCTGTAATGGTAGCTGTAAATAAATTTACGAATGATACAGATGCTGAAATAGAACTACTTATTAAGAAGTGTGAAGAAATAAGTGTAGAGGTTGCACTAAATGAAGTTTGGGAAAAAGGTGGAGAAGGTGGCATAGATATGGCACAAAGAATTGTTAACATGATAGAAAATGAAAAGCCTAATTTCAATTATATTTATGAAGTAGACGAGTCTATAAAGAATAAAGTAAACAAAATTGTAACAGAGATTTACGGGGGAAAAGGAGTAGTATTTACAAATAAAGCACTAAAACAAATAAAGAAATTAGAAGAGATGGGACTAGATAAACTTCCTATTTGTATGGCAAAGACTCAATATTCTTTATCTGATGATAAAAACTTATTGGGAGCACCGAAGGATTTTGAGATTACAGTAAAAGAAGTAAAGGTATCTGCTGGAGCTGGATTTATTGTTTGCCTAACAGGAGATATTATGACAATGCCTGGGCTTCCAAAGGTTCCATCTGCTAACAAGATGGACATTGATGAGAATGGTCAAATTGTAGGATTGTTTTAA
- a CDS encoding urocanate hydratase — protein sequence MFKNYDIKEAMQIKLDSELPEYPKFVEGIRRAPKREFTLTKEETELALKNALRYVPEELHEKLAPEFLEELFTRGRIYGYRFRPEGRIKGKPIDEYKGKCIEGKAFQVMIDNNLDFDIALYPYELVTYGETGQVCQNWMQYRLIKKYLEELTQDQTLVIHSGHPVGLFHSKPEAPRVILTNGLMIGMFDDQENWHRAAALGVANYGQMTAGGWMYIGPQGIVHGTYSTILNAGRLKLGIPSDSDLRGKLFVTSGLGGMSGAQGKAVEIANGVGIIAEVDESRINTRYEQGWVSKIADTPEKAFRLAKEYIEKEKPCAIAFHGNIVDLLEYAVKENIHIDLLSDQTSCHAVYDGGYCPQGLTFKERTEMLAKDKVQFKKLVDKTLRRHFELIKELVNRGVYFFDYGNAFMKAVYDSGVKEISKNGRDDKDGFIWPSYVEDILGPQLFDYGYGPFRWVCLSGEHEDLLKTDKAAMECIDKDRRYQDYDNYVWIRDADKNKLVVGTQARILYQDAIGRTKIALKFNEMVRNGEIGPVMLGRDHHDTGGTDSPFRETSNIKDGSNIMADMATHCFAGNAARGMSLIALHNGGGVGIGKSINGGFGMVLDGSQRVDDILRSAMPWDVMGGVARRAWARNENAISTCVEYNAMRKGKDHITLPYIPKEDLVKGLVEDAFEKLNK from the coding sequence ATGTTTAAAAATTATGATATAAAAGAAGCTATGCAAATCAAATTGGATTCAGAATTACCAGAGTATCCTAAATTCGTTGAAGGAATAAGACGTGCACCAAAGAGAGAATTTACGTTGACAAAGGAAGAAACAGAGCTAGCACTGAAAAATGCTCTTAGATATGTTCCGGAAGAGTTACATGAAAAATTAGCACCAGAATTTTTAGAAGAGTTATTTACAAGAGGAAGAATTTATGGGTATCGATTTCGACCAGAAGGAAGAATAAAGGGTAAGCCTATAGATGAATATAAAGGAAAATGTATAGAAGGAAAAGCATTTCAAGTAATGATTGACAACAACCTAGACTTTGATATAGCACTATATCCATACGAGCTTGTCACTTATGGAGAGACAGGTCAAGTATGTCAAAACTGGATGCAATATCGTTTAATAAAAAAATATTTAGAAGAGTTGACACAAGATCAGACATTAGTTATTCATTCAGGACATCCAGTAGGATTATTCCATTCAAAACCTGAAGCACCGAGAGTAATTCTTACAAATGGCTTAATGATTGGTATGTTTGATGATCAAGAAAATTGGCACCGTGCAGCTGCTCTTGGCGTTGCAAATTATGGACAGATGACAGCAGGAGGTTGGATGTATATAGGACCACAGGGAATTGTTCATGGAACCTATAGTACAATTTTGAATGCAGGAAGATTAAAATTAGGTATTCCATCTGATAGTGATTTAAGAGGAAAATTATTTGTAACGTCTGGTCTTGGAGGCATGAGTGGAGCACAGGGAAAGGCAGTAGAAATTGCAAATGGAGTAGGAATAATTGCAGAGGTTGATGAGTCAAGAATCAATACAAGATATGAGCAGGGATGGGTTAGCAAAATTGCAGATACACCAGAGAAAGCATTTAGATTGGCAAAAGAATATATAGAAAAAGAAAAGCCTTGTGCTATTGCTTTTCATGGAAACATTGTTGATTTATTAGAATATGCAGTTAAAGAAAATATTCACATAGATTTATTATCAGATCAAACATCTTGCCATGCTGTATACGATGGAGGATATTGTCCTCAAGGACTTACATTTAAAGAGCGTACAGAAATGTTAGCTAAAGATAAGGTTCAATTTAAAAAATTAGTAGACAAAACTTTAAGACGTCATTTTGAATTAATAAAAGAGCTTGTAAATAGAGGTGTATATTTCTTTGATTATGGAAATGCTTTCATGAAAGCTGTTTATGATTCAGGAGTAAAAGAGATTTCTAAAAATGGTAGAGATGACAAAGATGGATTTATTTGGCCTTCTTATGTAGAAGATATTTTAGGACCACAATTATTTGATTATGGCTATGGACCATTTAGATGGGTGTGTTTAAGTGGTGAGCATGAAGATTTATTAAAAACAGATAAAGCAGCTATGGAGTGCATTGATAAAGATAGAAGATATCAAGATTATGATAATTATGTATGGATTAGAGATGCAGATAAAAACAAATTGGTTGTAGGAACACAGGCTAGGATTCTTTATCAAGATGCAATAGGAAGAACAAAAATTGCGCTTAAATTTAATGAAATGGTAAGAAATGGAGAAATAGGTCCAGTAATGCTAGGTCGAGATCATCATGATACAGGAGGAACAGATTCACCATTTAGAGAAACTTCTAATATTAAAGATGGAAGTAATATTATGGCAGATATGGCAACTCACTGCTTTGCAGGGAATGCAGCAAGAGGTATGAGCCTTATAGCATTACACAATGGTGGAGGAGTTGGAATTGGTAAATCTATTAATGGTGGATTTGGTATGGTACTTGATGGAAGCCAACGTGTTGACGATATTTTAAGATCTGCAATGCCTTGGGATGTAATGGGTGGTGTTGCAAGACGTGCTTGGGCGAGAAATGAAAATGCTATTAGTACATGTGTTGAGTACAATGCAATGAGAAAAGGAAAAGATCATATTACATTACCATATATACCAAAAGAGGATTTGGTAAAAGGTTTAGTAGAGGATGCTTTTGAGAAACTAAATAAATAA